Proteins from a genomic interval of Polaribacter sp. Q13:
- a CDS encoding YHYH protein, giving the protein MIKKYFIPIIASVLLLGCKSKVTNSALIHKDETESHTDVKTDYFDSYVLSSPIYGTETVVTVKGGERKMVTNALPNHRTGAFPRKGNPNTISAQDKAYTFTLNPKYTGKPTWVREPGIALNGVKFEPGTAEVVVCETGENYRVEAFQDKIDLGLDFNHAHVQPTGEYHYHGTPTSVIEEFDAGKDLVHVGFAHDGFPIYYSKSSVYKPSYKLLEGTREGEDCVYTNPKQTIKMDVNDDHDGTFGSDFEYIVGSGDLDECNGITIDGKYMYLVTNEFPYVSRCLMGEVKQEERRGPSRNGNEDRNGGARKNFNELLEMMDTDKDGKLSKTEVKGPLKLQFSKVDTNKDGFLTKEELGNVGQRREQRLLKHN; this is encoded by the coding sequence ATGATAAAAAAATATTTTATTCCAATAATAGCGAGCGTTCTTTTATTAGGATGTAAAAGTAAAGTGACAAATAGTGCACTCATTCATAAAGATGAAACAGAAAGTCATACAGATGTAAAAACAGATTATTTTGATTCCTATGTTTTAAGTAGTCCCATTTATGGAACAGAAACAGTAGTAACCGTAAAAGGAGGTGAACGTAAAATGGTAACAAATGCATTGCCAAATCATAGAACGGGAGCTTTTCCAAGAAAAGGAAATCCGAATACAATTTCTGCTCAAGACAAAGCATACACATTTACTTTAAATCCAAAATATACAGGAAAACCGACTTGGGTTAGAGAGCCAGGTATTGCTTTAAATGGTGTAAAATTTGAACCCGGAACCGCAGAAGTGGTGGTTTGTGAAACAGGTGAGAATTATAGAGTAGAAGCTTTTCAAGACAAGATAGATTTAGGTCTCGATTTTAACCATGCACATGTGCAACCTACAGGAGAATATCATTATCATGGTACTCCAACCTCTGTAATTGAAGAGTTTGATGCAGGAAAAGATTTGGTACACGTTGGTTTTGCACATGATGGATTTCCTATTTATTATTCTAAAAGTAGCGTTTATAAACCAAGTTATAAATTATTAGAGGGCACCCGAGAAGGAGAAGATTGTGTTTATACAAATCCTAAGCAAACCATAAAAATGGATGTGAACGATGATCATGATGGAACTTTTGGTTCTGATTTTGAGTATATCGTGGGTTCAGGAGATTTAGATGAATGTAACGGTATTACAATTGACGGTAAGTACATGTATTTAGTAACAAATGAGTTTCCGTATGTAAGCCGTTGTTTAATGGGAGAAGTAAAACAAGAAGAGCGCCGAGGACCATCTAGAAATGGAAATGAAGACAGAAATGGTGGAGCGCGTAAAAACTTTAATGAGTTGTTAGAAATGATGGATACAGACAAAGACGGTAAATTATCTAAAACCGAAGTAAAAGGTCCGTTAAAACTACAGTTTTCTAAAGTTGATACCAATAAAGACGGCTTTTTAACGAAAGAGGAATTGGGAAATGTTGGGCAAAGACGAGAACAAAGATTACTTAAACACAATTAA
- a CDS encoding toxin-antitoxin system YwqK family antitoxin: MQLDKYIFLVFICVFGSCNKQTTKNISITDTIEIVNVLIPKEQVILNPLKGQWFYKDQPFNGYAITYNKNEVLSEKTGFFNGKRQGEMFKYFDDGTIKMEAHYVQNKLHGLKLHYFKNGNIYLESNYVNGKKHGIQKTWFINGQLAKRKNLTDGKENGLQQAWLQNGKIYVNYEAKNGRTFGLQRANLCYQLKDEKVAEKSK, encoded by the coding sequence ATGCAATTAGATAAATATATTTTTTTAGTATTTATATGTGTTTTTGGTAGTTGTAATAAACAGACTACCAAAAACATATCTATTACGGATACTATAGAAATTGTAAACGTTCTTATTCCCAAAGAACAAGTAATATTGAATCCTCTAAAAGGACAATGGTTTTACAAAGACCAACCTTTTAATGGCTATGCTATTACTTATAATAAGAATGAAGTTTTATCTGAAAAAACTGGTTTTTTTAATGGAAAAAGGCAAGGGGAAATGTTTAAATATTTTGATGATGGAACTATAAAAATGGAAGCACATTATGTTCAAAATAAATTACATGGTTTAAAGTTGCATTATTTTAAAAATGGTAATATTTATTTAGAATCTAATTATGTCAACGGAAAAAAGCATGGAATTCAAAAAACATGGTTTATAAACGGGCAATTAGCAAAACGGAAAAATTTAACAGACGGAAAAGAAAATGGTTTGCAACAAGCTTGGTTGCAAAACGGAAAAATTTACGTTAATTATGAAGCTAAAAATGGAAGAACTTTTGGCTTACAAAGAGCAAATTTATGTTACCAATTAAAAGATGAAAAAGTTGCAGAAAAGAGTAAGTAG
- a CDS encoding YHYH protein, with product MKNQFIKTTILLAILFTGIVSCSSDADDNLTEEVEEVVEQEETTGTLHNAFAEFDVDETTIYLSGSNVVIETTGLPNHKTPYWSESHPLYIAPTVTSEAQMTPTRIDTSNRDNSSTLTVSQNASLASATTATQLGAIGIAVSGAYLYNDQEGNGALDAAAGSLDYSGAHIGPTDYHYHLEPLAFSDDDDKLNGIISDGFFIYGRKCNSTGTYPTDLDTSGGHTSTTQHTTIAEYHYHIINELYTTTGRYLVFPGPYKGTPNAIR from the coding sequence ATGAAAAACCAATTTATCAAAACCACAATACTTTTAGCAATACTTTTTACAGGAATAGTTTCTTGTAGCTCAGATGCAGATGATAACCTTACGGAAGAAGTAGAAGAAGTAGTGGAACAAGAAGAAACAACAGGTACATTACATAATGCTTTTGCAGAGTTTGATGTAGACGAAACAACAATTTATCTTTCAGGATCAAATGTAGTAATAGAAACTACAGGTTTACCAAATCACAAAACCCCTTATTGGAGCGAAAGTCACCCATTATATATAGCTCCAACAGTTACAAGTGAAGCTCAAATGACACCAACTAGAATTGATACTTCTAATAGAGATAATTCAAGTACTTTAACGGTCTCTCAAAATGCTAGTTTAGCAAGTGCAACAACAGCAACACAATTAGGTGCAATTGGTATTGCTGTAAGTGGTGCTTATCTTTATAATGATCAAGAAGGAAATGGTGCTTTAGATGCTGCAGCAGGAAGTTTAGATTATTCGGGTGCACATATTGGCCCAACAGATTATCACTATCATTTAGAGCCTTTAGCTTTCTCTGATGACGATGATAAATTAAATGGTATTATTTCTGATGGTTTTTTTATCTATGGAAGAAAATGTAATTCTACAGGAACCTATCCTACAGATTTAGATACTTCTGGCGGTCATACAAGTACAACACAACATACAACAATAGCAGAATATCATTATCATATTATTAACGAATTATATACAACAACAGGAAGATATCTTGTTTTTCCTGGCCCATATAAAGGAACACCTAATGCAATTAGATAA
- a CDS encoding SCO family protein, with protein MKKLQKRVSRFFLLLIIVISISCKNTKKETVLSRVDALPYYNGASFTPKWIDANSDELKSFHTIPEFSLTDQDGENITQKTFENKIYVADFFFTTCPGICPMMTKNMTLVQDAFKDDTSVLMLSHSVTPSIDSVAQLKKYAIDKNIGENWHLVTGDKKEIYDLGRQSYFVEEDLGEPKGIDDFLHTENFILIDKQKHIRGIYNGLNKNSVKQLIADIKTLQLEQ; from the coding sequence ATGAAAAAGTTGCAGAAAAGAGTAAGTAGATTTTTTTTATTATTGATTATAGTAATATCAATCAGTTGTAAAAATACAAAGAAAGAAACCGTTTTAAGTAGAGTAGATGCTTTGCCTTATTATAACGGAGCTTCTTTTACTCCAAAATGGATAGATGCTAATAGTGATGAATTAAAATCTTTTCACACCATTCCAGAATTTAGTTTAACAGATCAGGATGGAGAAAATATCACTCAGAAAACATTTGAGAATAAAATTTATGTTGCAGATTTTTTCTTTACTACTTGTCCTGGTATTTGTCCAATGATGACAAAAAACATGACACTTGTACAAGATGCTTTTAAAGATGATACTAGTGTTTTAATGTTATCTCATTCAGTAACTCCTTCTATCGATTCTGTAGCGCAATTAAAAAAATATGCAATAGATAAAAATATTGGTGAGAATTGGCATTTGGTTACAGGTGATAAAAAAGAAATTTACGATTTAGGTAGACAGTCTTATTTTGTTGAAGAAGACTTAGGAGAACCAAAAGGAATCGATGATTTTTTACATACGGAGAACTTTATTCTTATCGATAAGCAAAAACACATTAGAGGTATTTATAACGGTTTAAATAAAAATTCTGTAAAACAATTAATTGCTGATATTAAAACGCTGCAATTAGAGCAGTAA
- a CDS encoding CotH kinase family protein, translated as MKNFKTQLFSLFIILIIFSCTSDDVADVTDVVEEDDTEVAIVIDDTDFEATDWTSETHSKDVDPNLEEVFEDNTVKRLDLVITEERWQTMLDDMTNLYGTFGGTSTGAGGPGAGGPGGATAGIDEDPIFVPGEVFYEGKEWYRVGLRFKGNSSLKSSWEAGILKLSFKLDFDEFEDDYPQIKNQRFYGIKKLSLKNNYNDASMLREKVAADVFRNAGLAASHTAFYTVYVDHGDGPQYFGLYTLVEEVDGSVLDTQFSDDNGNLYKPDGDAATFASGTFDEDEYVKKNNEDEADFSDVQSLLTVLHDGTRTTDPAAWRASLDAVFDTDVFLKYLAVNTVIQNWDTYGRMTHNYFLYNDPDTSKLTWIPWDNNEALETGNGQGALSLNFSELNAAQWPIIGYLYQDDVYKAKYDAYVKEVVENSFEESTMQALYTSYAALVEEYANAEVSGYTFLSNSSSFQSAISQLKSHVSSRKAAVESYLD; from the coding sequence ATGAAAAATTTTAAAACTCAACTGTTCTCATTATTTATTATACTCATTATTTTTTCGTGTACGAGTGATGATGTTGCGGATGTTACAGATGTTGTAGAAGAAGATGATACTGAAGTTGCTATAGTAATAGATGATACAGATTTTGAAGCTACAGATTGGACTAGCGAAACACATAGTAAAGATGTAGATCCTAATCTAGAGGAAGTGTTTGAAGATAATACGGTAAAAAGATTAGATCTTGTAATTACGGAAGAAAGATGGCAAACAATGTTAGATGATATGACAAATCTTTATGGAACATTTGGAGGGACTTCTACAGGTGCTGGAGGACCTGGAGCAGGTGGTCCAGGTGGTGCTACTGCAGGTATAGATGAAGACCCAATTTTTGTACCCGGAGAAGTTTTTTACGAAGGCAAAGAATGGTATCGTGTAGGTTTGCGTTTTAAGGGGAATTCTAGTTTAAAATCTAGCTGGGAAGCAGGTATTTTAAAATTATCATTCAAATTAGATTTTGATGAATTTGAAGATGATTATCCGCAGATAAAAAATCAACGTTTTTACGGAATTAAAAAGCTAAGTCTTAAAAACAATTATAATGATGCTTCTATGTTACGAGAAAAAGTAGCAGCAGATGTGTTTAGAAATGCTGGTTTAGCAGCATCTCACACCGCTTTTTATACGGTTTATGTAGATCATGGAGATGGACCTCAATATTTTGGATTGTACACTTTGGTAGAAGAAGTAGATGGTTCTGTGTTAGACACTCAATTTTCTGATGATAACGGAAATTTATACAAACCAGATGGTGATGCAGCTACTTTTGCAAGCGGTACTTTTGATGAAGATGAATATGTAAAGAAAAATAACGAGGATGAAGCCGATTTCTCTGATGTACAAAGCTTGTTAACTGTTTTACATGATGGAACTAGAACTACAGACCCTGCAGCTTGGAGAGCAAGTTTAGATGCCGTTTTTGATACAGATGTATTCTTAAAATATTTAGCAGTAAATACCGTTATTCAAAATTGGGATACTTATGGTAGAATGACACATAATTACTTCTTATATAATGATCCTGATACTAGTAAATTAACTTGGATTCCTTGGGATAATAATGAAGCTTTAGAAACTGGAAATGGACAAGGTGCTTTGTCTTTAAATTTCTCTGAATTAAATGCTGCACAATGGCCAATTATAGGGTATTTATATCAAGATGATGTTTACAAAGCAAAATATGATGCGTATGTAAAAGAAGTTGTAGAGAATTCATTTGAAGAAAGTACAATGCAAGCATTGTATACAAGCTATGCGGCTTTAGTGGAGGAATATGCAAATGCAGAAGTATCTGGCTATACTTTTTTAAGTAACAGTTCAAGTTTTCAGTCTGCTATTAGTCAATTAAAAAGTCATGTTAGCTCTAGAAAAGCAGCAGTAGAAAGTTATTTAGATTAA
- a CDS encoding EF-hand domain-containing protein, translating into MKKSTNKILAVIIVSLGLSASTFAQAGNSDERPKGPPTFKQLLKDLDANEDGKISLKEVKGPLAKDFKKIDTDEDGFLSEKEIKNAPKPERKQRPRN; encoded by the coding sequence ATGAAAAAATCAACAAATAAAATTTTAGCAGTTATAATCGTTTCTTTAGGATTGTCTGCATCCACTTTTGCACAGGCAGGTAATTCTGATGAGCGTCCAAAAGGACCTCCAACTTTTAAGCAACTTCTTAAAGATTTGGATGCAAATGAAGATGGTAAAATTTCTTTAAAAGAAGTTAAAGGGCCTTTAGCAAAAGATTTTAAAAAAATTGATACAGATGAAGATGGTTTTTTATCAGAAAAAGAAATAAAAAATGCACCGAAACCAGAAAGAAAACAAAGACCAAGAAATTAA
- a CDS encoding sulfatase produces MMKTKFLLSIFLLSVFVSFTGFAQKKKQPNVLFIAVDDLKAELGTYGSNVVLSPNIDKLASEGIQFNKAYVQQAICGPSRASILTGARPETINVIDLFQDFRANRPGIVTLPQHFKENGYETVYLGKVFHGQYTDDEMSWSRKPIKVKVNANVPKTSGGYALPESQLMYLKNKIALDAKYGEKMIRENWLAKGPVTENADVPDETYEDGYNTLSAIATLKDLVKKDDKPWFLALGFKKPHLDFIAPKKYWDMYNEADIPIATQVTPPKDGAAMGLSESLEVRVSADMPKTGDFSIPLQKKLRHGYYACISYVDAQVGKMIQALKDSGEYENTIIVFWSDHGFNLGEMGYWGKATNYEIATRVPFIISAPGVTDKTKGQKANALVELIDLYPTLCDLAGLSIPSNLEGKSLVPILKRPSSKSQKPAFSLFPTPALREWAARPFTPPFRTSFFKPLIVKIENKIKAQMGDKWNRKTFEQFVMGYAMRTDDYRIVVWKDRRKPKDTPLFIELYDHKNDPNESINIAAQNPEIVKELLKEFNKTY; encoded by the coding sequence ATGATGAAAACCAAATTTTTATTAAGTATTTTTTTATTATCCGTCTTCGTTTCCTTTACGGGATTCGCTCAAAAGAAAAAACAACCAAATGTCTTATTTATCGCTGTTGATGATTTAAAGGCAGAACTTGGAACTTATGGTTCTAATGTTGTTTTATCACCGAACATAGACAAGTTGGCTAGTGAAGGTATTCAATTTAATAAAGCCTATGTACAACAAGCTATTTGTGGTCCTTCTAGAGCAAGTATTCTAACAGGTGCTCGTCCAGAAACGATTAACGTTATCGATTTATTTCAAGATTTTAGAGCCAACAGACCTGGTATTGTAACTTTACCTCAACATTTTAAAGAAAATGGATATGAAACGGTATATCTTGGAAAAGTATTTCATGGTCAATATACAGACGATGAAATGTCTTGGAGTAGAAAACCTATAAAAGTAAAGGTAAATGCAAATGTGCCAAAAACTTCTGGTGGTTATGCACTTCCTGAAAGTCAATTAATGTATTTAAAAAATAAAATAGCTTTAGACGCTAAGTATGGAGAAAAAATGATTCGTGAGAATTGGCTAGCAAAAGGTCCTGTTACAGAAAATGCAGATGTACCAGATGAAACTTATGAAGATGGATATAATACGCTTTCAGCAATTGCAACCTTAAAAGATCTGGTTAAAAAAGATGACAAACCATGGTTTTTAGCTTTAGGATTTAAAAAACCTCATTTAGATTTTATTGCTCCAAAAAAATATTGGGATATGTATAATGAAGCGGATATACCAATCGCTACACAAGTAACTCCTCCAAAAGATGGTGCTGCGATGGGCTTATCTGAATCTTTAGAAGTCCGTGTTTCTGCAGATATGCCTAAAACTGGAGATTTTAGCATCCCTTTACAAAAAAAATTACGTCATGGTTATTATGCTTGTATTAGTTATGTAGATGCTCAGGTAGGTAAAATGATTCAAGCCTTAAAAGATTCTGGAGAATATGAAAACACCATTATTGTTTTTTGGTCTGATCATGGGTTTAATCTTGGAGAAATGGGATATTGGGGTAAAGCAACTAATTACGAAATAGCTACCAGAGTACCTTTTATTATTTCTGCACCTGGAGTAACTGATAAAACAAAAGGCCAAAAAGCAAATGCTTTGGTTGAGTTAATTGATTTATACCCTACGCTATGTGATTTAGCTGGTTTATCAATACCTAGTAATTTAGAAGGTAAAAGTTTAGTGCCAATCTTAAAAAGACCAAGTAGCAAATCTCAAAAACCTGCTTTTAGTTTATTTCCAACACCTGCTTTAAGAGAATGGGCAGCAAGACCATTTACACCTCCTTTTAGAACTAGTTTTTTTAAGCCTTTAATTGTAAAAATAGAGAATAAAATTAAAGCTCAAATGGGAGATAAATGGAATAGAAAAACTTTTGAGCAGTTTGTAATGGGCTACGCTATGAGAACTGATGATTACAGAATTGTAGTTTGGAAAGACAGAAGA